A segment of the Streptomyces sp. NBC_00376 genome:
TGCTGGTCCTGACCCGCTGGTGGGACTTCTGGACCACCTGACCGGCCCGTCCCTCCCGGGCGACCGGCCCGGCGGGGATGTCGGTGCCGTGGCATAGGCTTCAAAACGTGGAGCCCGACCTCTTTACCGCAGCAGCCGAAGACCGCCAGGAGAAGGACCCGTCCAGCAGCCCACTGGCTGTCCGGATGCGCCCGCGCACCCTCGACGAGGTTGTCGGCCAGCAGCATCTGCTCAAGCCGGGCTCGCCACTGCGCCGCCTGGTCGGCGAGGGCAACGGCGGGCCGGCGGGCCCCTCGTCGGTGATCCTCTGGGGCCCGCCCGGCATCGGGAAGACGACGCTGGCGTACGTGGTCAGCAAGGCCACCAACAAGCGCTTCGTCGAGCTCTCCGCGATCACCGCGGGCGTCAAGGAGGTGCGCGCGGTCATCGAGGGCGCCCGCCGCGCCACCGGTGGCTACGGCAAGGAGACCGTCCTCTTCCTCGACGAGATCCACCGCTTCTCCAAGGCGCAGCAGGACTCCCTGCTGCCGGCCGTGGAGAACCGCTGGGTGACGCTGATCGCGGCGACCACCGAGAATCCGTACTTCTCGATCATCTCGCCGCTGCTGTCCCGTTCGCTGCTGCTCACCCTGGAATCGCTCACCGACGACGATCTGCGCGGCCTGCTCGGGCGCGCGCTCACCGACGAGCGGGGGCTCGGCGGCGCGGTGACGCTGCCGGAGGAGGCCGAGGCGCATCTGCTGCGGATCGCGGGCGGCGACGCCCGCCGGGCGCTGACCGCGTTGGAGGCCGCGGCCGGTGCCGCGCTGGCCAAGCAGGAGAAGGAGATCAGCCTCCTGACCCTGGAGGAGACCGTCGACCGCGCGGCCGTCAAGTACGACCGGGACGGCGACCAGCACTACGACGTGGCGAGCGCGCTCATCAAGTCGATCCGCGGTTCCGACGTGGATGCGGCGCTGCACTACCTGGCCCGGATGATCGAGGCGGGGGAGGACCCCCGGTTCATCGCCCGGCGGCTGATGATCTCGGCCAGCGAGGACATCGGCCTCGCCGACCCCACGGCGCTGCCCACCGCCGTCGCGGCCGCCCAGGCGGTCGCCATGATCGGTTTCCCGGAGGCGGCGCTGACCCTGAGCCATGCCACGATCGCCCTGGCCCTCGCCCCCAAGTCCAACGCGGCGACCCTGGCGATCTTCGCCGCCCAGGAGGACGTACGGAAGGGACTCGCGGGCCCCGTTCCTGCCCATCTGCGTGACGGCCACTACAAGGGCGCCGCCAAGCTGGGCCACGCCCAGGGCTATGTGTATCCGCACGACGTCCCCGGCGGCATCGCCGCCCAGCAGTACGCACCGGACGCGGTGCGCGACAAGCACTACTACCAGCCCACGCGCTACGGCGCGGAGGCGCGCTACGCGGATGTGGTGGAGCGGGTCCGCGAGCGGCTCGGCCGCACGGCCGGCGACGGCACCGGCCCGTCCGCGGGCTGAGGGAGTGCGGGGTCGCGCCACCCGTTCAGTGCGCCGCGGCCTCGAAGAGCGTGTACATGGCCTCGCGCAGTTCGTCGACGTCCCGCACCGGAGCGGGAAACTCGAAGCGGGCGTCGTAGCTCCGCCCCCGGTCCTCGCACAGCCTCAGCCGCAGCCCGTGCCGGTCCAGCGCGAGCGGCACGACGGAAGGCAGGTGGGCCGGGCAGCGGCCCTCCGTCCGGTCGCCCAGCAGCCCGCACAGCGTCGCCAGCTGCTCGCCGTGCGCCGCGTGCAGATGCTGCAGCAGCTCCGCCTCGTACTCGATCAGCGGATCGGGTGCCGCGTCCCGGAACGCCTCCGGCTCGACCTCCTCGGCGCCCCACAGATC
Coding sequences within it:
- a CDS encoding replication-associated recombination protein A, which translates into the protein MEPDLFTAAAEDRQEKDPSSSPLAVRMRPRTLDEVVGQQHLLKPGSPLRRLVGEGNGGPAGPSSVILWGPPGIGKTTLAYVVSKATNKRFVELSAITAGVKEVRAVIEGARRATGGYGKETVLFLDEIHRFSKAQQDSLLPAVENRWVTLIAATTENPYFSIISPLLSRSLLLTLESLTDDDLRGLLGRALTDERGLGGAVTLPEEAEAHLLRIAGGDARRALTALEAAAGAALAKQEKEISLLTLEETVDRAAVKYDRDGDQHYDVASALIKSIRGSDVDAALHYLARMIEAGEDPRFIARRLMISASEDIGLADPTALPTAVAAAQAVAMIGFPEAALTLSHATIALALAPKSNAATLAIFAAQEDVRKGLAGPVPAHLRDGHYKGAAKLGHAQGYVYPHDVPGGIAAQQYAPDAVRDKHYYQPTRYGAEARYADVVERVRERLGRTAGDGTGPSAG